AGAACGCCGGTTGAAAACCAGCCCAACTCACGCCCGGCTGCTGACTGGACCACAGTTGGCCGAGTACATTGATCTGTATGCCTGCGGTGGTCCGCCCGACTGGCAAGCGATCGTAAAGGCTGCGCATGACCGGGCCTATGAACTTGGCATTTCAAGCCGGTTGTGGCGAGAGAGATGCGACCAAATCGGAGAGGTGAAGACCGCGCTTTGCCTGATCGTGGCAGATCGAAATTCGCAGAGGGATGGCCCCTTTGGAAGGAACAATGCAGCCGCTTCTTTTGCAGGGCTGGCCCGAAAGGAAAGCAGACAGATAGCTGTCCTGGACAGTTTGATCGGAGAGCTGACAAGCACTTTGATCCGATCAGGCGGCAATCCATGAATAGCCTTCGTGTGCCCCAAGAAGAGAGAGAGCAAGGTTACGCGTGTGGCTACGCCAAACGCACCTTGGAAGGGAATGGGCAAGCCCTTTCCCCTTCACCCCAGACCCGCGCGCAGAGCGCGTCAGGTGGCTGCCATGAGCAAAAGTAAGCTGGAGGCACGTGCGATCCGCGAGCTGGTCCTGCGGGTGCGCTGCTCGGAGGAAGAACGTGCGACATGGTTGAGGAAAGCTCAGGCCCAGGAGCGGTCTCTCTCAGACTACGCTCGCCATGTCCTTTCAGCGGAACCAATGCAGCGGCGGGCGCGACCCCCAGTGGTCGATCCCGCGTTACTGGCGGCGGTCGGACGCGCGGGCAACAATCTCAACCAAATCGCGCGCGCGATGCACACCGACCGCAAGGCTGGGCGGCGCATCGACTTGATCGCTGTTTACACATTGTTGA
The Sulfitobacter noctilucicola genome window above contains:
- a CDS encoding plasmid mobilization protein, encoding MSKSKLEARAIRELVLRVRCSEEERATWLRKAQAQERSLSDYARHVLSAEPMQRRARPPVVDPALLAAVGRAGNNLNQIARAMHTDRKAGRRIDLIAVYTLLMALDRELAEIVTEHSR